One Canis aureus isolate CA01 chromosome 38, VMU_Caureus_v.1.0, whole genome shotgun sequence DNA segment encodes these proteins:
- the CFAP126 gene encoding protein Flattop isoform X2: MATNYSANQYEKAFSPKYLQNWSPAKPTKERISSQEGYTQIIANDRGHLLPSVPRSKESPWGSFMGTWQMPLKVPPARVTLTSRSVAGAASLTKWIQKNPDLLKASNGLRPEIFGKPHDPDGQRKLGKSLTKTVQQAPSPIIIPSSPAANLNSPDQPQSSHPSAGHTPGPQSPVSSLKTPPGCPCTPEHWANPSSAEVQRYKLGAPEAPQDHTEKKLSRD; encoded by the exons ATGGCCACGAACTACAGTGCCAACCAG TATGAAAAAGCTTTCTCTCCCAAGTATCTGCAGAACTGGTCTCCGGCCAAGCCAACAAAAGAG AGAATTTCTTCCCAAGAAGGCTACACTCAGATTATCGCCAATGATCGTGGTCATCTGTTGCCTTCAGTGCCCCGGTCCAAG GAGAGTCCCTGGGGATCTTTCATGGGCACCTGGCAAATGCCTCTGAAGGTACCCCCTGCTCGGGTGACCCTGACCTCCCGTTCAGTTGCTGGTGCTGCCTCCCTCACCAAATGGATACAGAAAAATCCAGATTTGCTCAAGGCCTCCAATGGGCTGCGTCCTGAAATCTTCGGCAAG CCTCATGATCCAGACGGTCAGAGGAAACTTGGGAAGTCTCTTACAAAGACGGTACAACAAGCACCAAGTCCAATCATAATTCCAAGCTCTCCAGCTGCAAACCTCAACTCCCCAGACCAACCCCAAAGCTCACACCCCTCTGCAGGTCACACTCCAGGTCCCCAAAGCCCAGTTAGCTCTCTTAAAACCCCACCTGGATGCCCGTGTACGCCAGAACACTGGGCAAACCCTAGTTCAGCTGAGGTCCAGAGATACAAACTTGGAGCTCCAGAAGCACCGCAGGACCACACTGAGAAAAAGCTGTCTAGAGACTGA
- the CFAP126 gene encoding protein Flattop isoform X1 translates to MATNYSANQYEKAFSPKYLQNWSPAKPTKEVLHVLLRSQYLILPTISVTHWHLISLASSKFPYPSLPQPLAQIPWTPILSFLFHFSQALLSSPPPQRISSQEGYTQIIANDRGHLLPSVPRSKESPWGSFMGTWQMPLKVPPARVTLTSRSVAGAASLTKWIQKNPDLLKASNGLRPEIFGKESWSLREDRGSSKNTTSGARQLTSAGACWEEVPERAHDGSWKWLQDILTVCPVLYTALYCSGAGWSWSWQPSEESPI, encoded by the exons ATGGCCACGAACTACAGTGCCAACCAG TATGAAAAAGCTTTCTCTCCCAAGTATCTGCAGAACTGGTCTCCGGCCAAGCCAACAAAAGAGGTATTGCATGTGCTCCTGCGGAGCCAGTATCTGATTCTTCCCACCATATCTGTAACTCACTGGCACCTAATTTCTTTAGCCTCCTCTAAATTCCCATatccttctctccctcagcccttagCTCAAATCCCTTGGACACCTATTCTCtcctttctattccatttttcacAAGCACTTctctcctcacctcctcctcaGAGAATTTCTTCCCAAGAAGGCTACACTCAGATTATCGCCAATGATCGTGGTCATCTGTTGCCTTCAGTGCCCCGGTCCAAG GAGAGTCCCTGGGGATCTTTCATGGGCACCTGGCAAATGCCTCTGAAGGTACCCCCTGCTCGGGTGACCCTGACCTCCCGTTCAGTTGCTGGTGCTGCCTCCCTCACCAAATGGATACAGAAAAATCCAGATTTGCTCAAGGCCTCCAATGGGCTGCGTCCTGAAATCTTCGGCAAG GAATCGTGGTCACTGAGGGAGGATAGAGGAAGTAGCAAGAATACAACCTCTGGGGCCAGGCAAT tGACATCTGCAGGGGCTTGCTGGGAAGAAGTGCCTGAAAGAGCTCATGATGGCTCCTGGAAGTGGCTGCAGGATATCCTGACCGTCTGCCCCGTTCTGTATACAGCACTTTACTGCAGTGGAGCAGGCTGGAGCTGGTCCTGGCAGCCAAGTGAAGAAAGCCCCATTTAA